A window of the Halopseudomonas phragmitis genome harbors these coding sequences:
- the yajC gene encoding preprotein translocase subunit YajC, whose product MSFFIPNAMAQSAGGAPAGGGFEWIFLIGFLVIFYLMIWRPQAKRAKEHKNLIGSLNVGDEVVTGGGILGKVKKVTDEFVVLEVGDGQELKFQKGAVVAALPKGTLKAI is encoded by the coding sequence ATGAGCTTTTTCATCCCCAATGCCATGGCCCAGTCCGCAGGCGGTGCGCCGGCCGGTGGTGGTTTCGAGTGGATTTTTCTGATTGGTTTTCTGGTCATCTTTTATCTGATGATCTGGCGTCCGCAGGCCAAACGGGCCAAGGAACACAAGAACCTGATCGGCAGCCTGAACGTCGGTGATGAAGTAGTTACCGGTGGCGGCATCCTCGGCAAGGTCAAGAAAGTGACCGACGAGTTCGTAGTGCTGGAAGTAGGTGATGGCCAGGAGCTCAAATTCCAGAAAGGCGCTGTGGTTGCCGCGCTGCCCAAGGGCACTCTGAAAGCCATCTGA
- the trmJ gene encoding tRNA (cytosine(32)/uridine(32)-2'-O)-methyltransferase TrmJ: MVLDNVRIVLVNTSHPGNIGGAARAMKNMGLSQLVLVDPVRFPDPEARARASGADDVLEQARVVATLEEAIADCVLVLGTSARDRRIPWPVLDPRESAGRVLEQLGETPEAPVALVFGREDSGLTSEELQRCQYHVHIPSDPAFSSLNLAAAVQVLSYELRMLWLSEQGQPTKMHKIETTAIHNEIPATAEELEKFYAHLEQVLVEIGFLDPQKPRQLMPRLRRLYGRVQLNRMEMNILRGILTETQKAIGAPAAGERRR, translated from the coding sequence ATCGTGCTCGACAACGTCCGCATTGTGCTGGTCAATACTAGTCACCCCGGCAACATTGGCGGCGCCGCCCGGGCCATGAAAAACATGGGCTTGAGTCAACTGGTGTTGGTTGATCCGGTGCGTTTTCCCGATCCGGAGGCACGGGCCAGGGCCTCGGGCGCCGATGACGTGCTTGAGCAGGCGCGCGTGGTGGCGACGCTGGAGGAGGCCATTGCCGATTGCGTTTTGGTGCTTGGCACCAGTGCCAGGGACAGGCGGATTCCGTGGCCGGTGCTGGATCCGCGCGAGTCAGCGGGCAGAGTGCTTGAGCAGTTGGGCGAGACGCCGGAGGCACCGGTGGCTCTGGTGTTCGGGCGCGAGGACTCGGGCCTGACCAGTGAAGAGTTGCAGCGCTGTCAGTATCATGTCCATATCCCTTCGGACCCGGCTTTCAGTTCGCTGAATCTGGCTGCCGCAGTTCAGGTGCTCAGCTATGAGCTGCGTATGCTGTGGCTGAGTGAGCAGGGGCAGCCGACCAAGATGCACAAGATCGAGACCACGGCGATCCATAACGAAATTCCGGCCACCGCAGAAGAGTTGGAAAAATTCTATGCTCATCTGGAGCAAGTGCTGGTTGAAATTGGCTTCCTCGACCCTCAGAAACCCAGGCAGTTGATGCCGCGTTTGCGTCGCTTGTATGGACGGGTGCAACTCAACCGGATGGAAATGAACATCCTGCGCGGTATCCTGACCGAAACCCAGAAAGCCATCGGCGCGCCTGCGGCCGGTGAGCGGAGACGTTGA
- the tgt gene encoding tRNA guanosine(34) transglycosylase Tgt, with amino-acid sequence MQFELLATDGRARRGRLTFPRGVVETPAFMPVGTYGTVKGMLPRDIEAIGAQIILGNTFHLWLRPGTEVIRKHGDLHDFMQWQGPILTDSGGFQVFSLGAMRKIKEEGVYFSSPVNGAKVFMGPEESMQVQRELGSDIVMIFDECTPYPADHDTARRSMELSLRWAQRSKNAHEGNPSALFGIVQGGMHEDLRLRSLEGLEQIGFDGLAIGGLSVGEPKEEMIKVLDFLPPQLPADKPRYLMGVGKPEDLVEGVRRGVDMFDCVMPTRNARNGHLFTDTGVIKIRNAVHRHDDSPLDPGCDCYTCQHFSRAYLHHLDKCGEMLGSMLNTIHNLRHYQRLMAGLRSAIQQGTLSDFVDDFYARLGLPVPPLEA; translated from the coding sequence ATGCAATTTGAACTGTTGGCGACCGACGGCAGGGCCCGGCGCGGACGCCTGACTTTTCCCCGTGGAGTGGTCGAGACTCCGGCGTTCATGCCAGTCGGCACCTATGGCACGGTCAAGGGCATGTTGCCCCGGGACATCGAGGCGATCGGTGCCCAGATCATTTTGGGCAATACCTTTCACCTGTGGCTGCGCCCGGGCACTGAGGTCATTCGCAAGCATGGTGATCTGCATGACTTCATGCAGTGGCAGGGCCCGATCCTGACCGATTCTGGCGGCTTTCAGGTGTTCAGCCTGGGAGCCATGCGCAAGATCAAGGAGGAGGGGGTGTACTTTTCCTCGCCGGTCAATGGTGCCAAAGTGTTCATGGGCCCGGAAGAGTCGATGCAGGTTCAGCGCGAGCTGGGGTCGGACATCGTGATGATCTTTGACGAGTGCACACCCTATCCGGCTGATCACGACACCGCCCGTCGCTCGATGGAACTGTCGCTGCGCTGGGCCCAGCGCTCGAAAAATGCCCATGAAGGTAATCCCTCGGCGCTGTTCGGTATCGTTCAGGGCGGGATGCACGAAGATTTGCGGCTGCGTTCGCTGGAGGGGCTGGAGCAGATTGGCTTCGACGGCCTGGCCATTGGCGGTCTGTCGGTCGGCGAGCCCAAGGAAGAGATGATCAAGGTGCTGGATTTTCTGCCGCCGCAACTGCCGGCCGACAAACCGCGCTACCTGATGGGCGTGGGCAAGCCGGAGGATCTGGTTGAAGGTGTGCGCCGCGGGGTAGACATGTTCGACTGCGTGATGCCGACTCGTAATGCGCGCAACGGCCACTTGTTCACCGATACCGGCGTGATCAAGATTCGCAATGCCGTGCACCGTCATGACGACTCGCCGCTGGATCCGGGCTGTGATTGCTATACCTGTCAGCATTTTTCCCGGGCTTATCTGCATCATCTGGACAAGTGTGGCGAGATGCTCGGCAGCATGCTCAACACCATTCACAATTTGCGACATTATCAACGGCTTATGGCCGGTTTGCGCAGTGCCATCCAACAGGGTACATTGAGCGACTTTGTGGATGACTTCTACGCTCGACTCGGCCTGCCGGTACCTCCCCTGGAGGCTTGA
- the secF gene encoding protein translocase subunit SecF, whose product MNIKTINFMALRKFFFVVAAVLMLVSIGSLVVKNLNLGLDFTGGALIELNYDEPADLESIRQTLRAAGWEDAVVQNFGASTDVIIRLASEDPNLGSEIARMIQREDAGEVTVKRVEFIGPQVGEELRDQGGLGMLLAMGGILLYVSLRFQMKFAVGAIAALFHDVIFTLGFFALFGLSFDLTVLAALLAVIGYSLNDTIVVFDRVRENLRVMRKADLIEVINVSTTQTLARTLATSFSTILVLLALFFFGGENIHGFATALLIGVCVGTYSSIFVANGLLVTMKLTREDLIPPQVEEAVDDRP is encoded by the coding sequence ATGAATATCAAAACCATCAATTTCATGGCGCTGCGCAAGTTCTTCTTCGTAGTCGCTGCCGTACTCATGCTGGTTTCGATCGGCAGCCTGGTGGTGAAGAACCTCAATCTGGGGTTGGACTTCACTGGTGGTGCGCTGATCGAGCTGAACTATGACGAGCCGGCGGACCTTGAGTCTATCCGCCAGACTCTGCGCGCAGCAGGCTGGGAAGATGCGGTAGTACAGAACTTCGGCGCCAGTACCGATGTGATCATACGTCTGGCCAGTGAGGATCCGAATCTGGGTAGTGAGATCGCCCGGATGATCCAGCGCGAAGACGCTGGCGAGGTCACTGTCAAACGGGTCGAGTTCATCGGGCCGCAGGTGGGTGAGGAACTGCGCGATCAGGGTGGTCTGGGGATGTTGTTGGCCATGGGCGGGATTCTGCTCTACGTGTCGCTGCGCTTCCAGATGAAGTTCGCAGTAGGGGCGATTGCCGCGCTGTTCCATGATGTGATCTTCACCCTGGGCTTTTTCGCCTTGTTCGGCCTGTCGTTTGACCTGACCGTGCTGGCGGCATTGCTGGCGGTGATTGGTTACTCGCTGAACGACACCATCGTGGTATTTGACCGGGTACGGGAAAACCTGCGGGTAATGCGCAAGGCCGATCTGATCGAGGTGATCAACGTCTCCACTACTCAGACCCTGGCCCGGACTCTGGCGACCTCGTTCTCGACCATTCTGGTGCTGCTGGCGCTGTTCTTCTTCGGTGGCGAGAACATCCATGGCTTCGCTACGGCGCTGTTGATCGGTGTGTGTGTCGGTACCTACTCATCGATCTTCGTTGCCAACGGCCTGTTGGTAACGATGAAGCTGACTCGCGAGGATCTGATTCCTCCACAGGTCGAGGAAGCGGTGGACGACCGGCCCTGA
- the secD gene encoding protein translocase subunit SecD, translating to MLNRYPLWKYLLIVAVLALGLVYATPNLYPDDPAIQISGASSTQTIEQRDLNRIDQALRDAGIETKGTELGQQSRSGLVRLVNRGDQLPAQDVVRRALGDQFVVAQNLAPTTPDWLMNIGAGPMKLGLDLSGGVHFLLEVDMDKAVENRVNVYESELRSLLRNERIRYRSLPNQGNTLQFGFTEADQLSAAQRLINRQYSQFQLSTGTREDLQVLRLTLTDAEMTEIREYSVRQNLTTVRNRVNELGVAEPLVQRQGANRIVVELPGVQDTAEAKRILGKTANLEFRLAAEPDAARATIETFEFRDGSRPPADVERSIILTGDQVTDAQSNFDENGRPQVNIRLDGHGGELMTRATRTNVGRGMAVLFIEQRQITRTVQQEVDGVMQTVEVPAFVEDKSIISLATIQSTLGNQFRITGLNSPAEASELALLLRAGGLAAPMYFVEERTIGPSLGAENIAKGVTATQVGFALVLIFMIVVYRAFGVFASIALSFNLVLLLALMSVLGATLTLPGIAGIVLTLGMAVDANVLIFSRIREEIRAGNSIQRAVHEGYDKAFSAIVDGNLTTLLVGVILFAMGSGPVKGFAVTLSLGILTSMFSAILVTRAMVNLSVGGRDVKKLWL from the coding sequence ATGCTCAATCGTTACCCGCTGTGGAAATACCTGTTAATCGTGGCCGTGCTGGCGCTCGGCCTGGTTTACGCCACACCCAATCTGTACCCGGATGATCCGGCGATCCAGATCTCCGGCGCCAGCTCCACCCAGACCATCGAACAGCGTGATCTGAATCGTATAGATCAGGCTTTGCGTGATGCCGGTATTGAAACCAAGGGTACCGAGTTAGGGCAGCAGAGCCGCTCCGGCCTGGTCCGCTTGGTCAATCGTGGCGATCAGCTGCCGGCCCAGGATGTGGTGCGCCGTGCTCTGGGAGATCAGTTCGTGGTGGCCCAGAACCTGGCACCCACTACGCCTGACTGGTTGATGAATATCGGGGCCGGGCCGATGAAGCTGGGTCTGGACCTGTCCGGTGGGGTGCACTTCCTGTTGGAAGTGGATATGGACAAAGCGGTCGAGAATCGGGTCAATGTCTACGAAAGCGAGCTGCGCAGCCTGCTGCGTAATGAGCGCATTCGCTACCGCAGCCTGCCGAATCAGGGCAATACCCTGCAGTTCGGTTTTACCGAAGCCGACCAGCTTAGCGCTGCCCAGCGCCTGATCAATCGTCAGTACAGCCAATTCCAGCTCTCCACCGGTACCCGTGAAGATCTTCAGGTATTGCGTCTGACCCTGACTGACGCCGAGATGACCGAGATTCGTGAGTATTCGGTGCGTCAGAACCTGACCACCGTGCGTAACCGGGTTAATGAGCTGGGCGTGGCCGAGCCGCTGGTGCAGCGTCAGGGTGCCAACCGCATCGTGGTTGAGCTGCCTGGGGTGCAAGATACTGCCGAGGCCAAGCGGATTCTCGGCAAGACCGCCAACCTCGAGTTCCGCCTGGCCGCCGAACCGGATGCTGCCCGGGCGACCATCGAAACCTTCGAATTCCGCGACGGCAGCCGCCCGCCGGCAGACGTTGAGCGCAGCATTATCCTGACCGGTGATCAGGTAACTGACGCCCAGTCCAATTTCGATGAGAATGGCCGCCCGCAGGTCAATATCCGTCTTGATGGGCACGGCGGGGAGCTGATGACCCGCGCCACCCGGACCAATGTCGGTCGTGGCATGGCGGTGCTGTTCATCGAGCAGCGCCAGATTACCCGAACCGTACAGCAGGAAGTTGACGGGGTGATGCAGACCGTTGAAGTCCCGGCGTTCGTCGAGGACAAGAGCATCATCAGTCTGGCCACCATTCAGAGCACGCTGGGCAACCAGTTCCGGATCACCGGCTTGAACTCGCCGGCCGAAGCCTCGGAACTGGCGTTGCTGCTGCGCGCTGGTGGCCTGGCGGCACCGATGTACTTTGTCGAAGAGCGGACCATTGGTCCGAGCCTGGGGGCCGAGAACATTGCCAAGGGGGTAACTGCTACCCAGGTCGGCTTTGCGCTGGTGCTGATCTTCATGATCGTCGTCTACCGTGCCTTTGGCGTCTTTGCCAGCATCGCTCTGAGTTTCAACCTGGTGCTGCTGCTGGCACTGATGTCGGTGCTGGGCGCCACGCTGACTCTGCCCGGTATCGCCGGTATCGTCTTGACCCTGGGGATGGCGGTCGACGCCAACGTGCTGATCTTCTCGCGTATCCGTGAGGAAATTCGCGCCGGCAACAGCATTCAGCGGGCTGTGCACGAAGGCTATGACAAGGCCTTCTCGGCGATCGTCGACGGTAACCTGACCACCCTGCTGGTGGGGGTGATCCTGTTCGCCATGGGCTCGGGGCCGGTCAAGGGTTTTGCCGTAACGCTGTCGTTGGGCATTCTGACTTCGATGTTCAGTGCCATTCTGGTTACCCGGGCCATGGTCAATCTCAGCGTCGGCGGTCGCGACGTGAAGAAGCTGTGGCTGTGA
- the suhB gene encoding inositol-1-monophosphatase — protein MQPMLNIALRAARSAGELIYRSMDRLDVLTVSEKDARDYVSEVDRSAEQTIIQHLRKAYPDHGIHAEESGFQPGRGDGADIVWIIDPLDGTTNFLRGVPHFAVSIACRIKGRIEHAVVLDPVRQEEFTASRGRGAALNGKRLRVSSRKTLDGALLGTGFPFRDNQIDALDNYLGMFRSLVGQTAGLRRCGAASLDLAYVAAGRYDAFWEFGLAEWDMAAGSLLIQEAGGLVSDFTGGHHYLDKGNVVAGNPKCFKAVLTAIQPHLTPAMKR, from the coding sequence ATGCAGCCGATGCTGAATATCGCTCTGCGCGCCGCGCGCAGCGCGGGAGAACTGATTTACCGCTCCATGGATCGCCTGGACGTTCTCACCGTTAGCGAAAAGGATGCTCGCGACTACGTGTCGGAAGTCGACCGTTCCGCCGAACAAACCATCATTCAACATCTGCGCAAGGCCTATCCCGATCACGGCATCCACGCCGAAGAGTCCGGCTTTCAGCCGGGCCGCGGCGACGGTGCCGACATTGTCTGGATCATCGATCCGCTCGACGGCACCACCAACTTCCTGCGCGGCGTACCGCATTTCGCCGTCAGCATTGCCTGTCGCATCAAGGGCCGTATCGAACATGCAGTGGTTCTCGACCCGGTTCGCCAGGAAGAGTTTACTGCCAGCCGCGGCCGTGGCGCAGCACTCAACGGCAAGCGTCTGCGCGTGAGCAGCCGCAAGACTCTGGACGGCGCCCTGCTCGGCACAGGCTTCCCATTCCGCGACAACCAAATTGATGCACTGGACAACTACCTGGGCATGTTCCGCAGCCTGGTTGGCCAGACCGCCGGCCTGCGCCGCTGTGGCGCCGCCAGCCTGGATCTGGCCTACGTCGCCGCCGGTCGCTATGACGCATTCTGGGAATTCGGCCTGGCCGAATGGGACATGGCCGCCGGCAGCCTGCTGATCCAGGAAGCTGGCGGACTGGTCAGCGACTTCACCGGCGGTCATCATTACCTGGACAAGGGCAATGTCGTCGCCGGCAACCCCAAGTGCTTCAAGGCCGTCCTGACAGCCATCCAGCCGCACCTGACCCCGGCGATGAAGCGCTGA
- a CDS encoding IscS subfamily cysteine desulfurase, producing MMMPIYLDYAATTPVDPRVAEKMLACLTLDGNFANPASRSHIYGWRAEEAVELARRQVADLVGADPREIVWTSGATESDNLAIKGVAHALVERGRHIVTSAIEHKAVLDSCRQLEREGFEVSYLSPGSEGVIEPQQLAAALRDDTILVSLMHVNNEIGTINDIAALGAVAHERGVLFHVDAAQSTGKLPIDLKRLPVDLMSFSAHKTYGPKGVGALFVRRGLPLRLEAQIHGGGHERGMRSGTLPTHQLVGMGEAFALAGQLMDEECTRISTLHDRLLAGLAGLEGVSLNGSAERRVPHNLNLGFAGVDGELLLLALKDLALSTGSACTSASVEPSYVLRGIGVSDQLAHSSLRLSLGRFTSEQEVDRAAEMLCEVVTRLRAGS from the coding sequence ATGATGATGCCGATTTATCTGGATTATGCTGCGACTACCCCGGTAGATCCGAGGGTGGCCGAGAAAATGCTGGCCTGCCTGACTCTGGATGGCAACTTCGCCAATCCGGCCTCACGCTCGCATATCTATGGCTGGAGAGCCGAGGAAGCTGTCGAGTTGGCCCGTCGACAGGTCGCCGATCTGGTCGGTGCTGATCCGCGCGAAATCGTCTGGACTTCTGGCGCTACCGAGTCGGACAACCTGGCGATCAAGGGCGTGGCCCATGCGCTAGTCGAGCGCGGTCGGCATATCGTGACCTCGGCAATCGAGCACAAGGCGGTGCTCGACAGTTGTCGTCAGCTTGAGCGCGAAGGCTTCGAGGTGAGCTATCTGAGCCCCGGTAGCGAGGGCGTCATCGAGCCGCAGCAATTGGCGGCGGCGCTGCGTGATGACACCATTCTGGTTTCGCTGATGCACGTCAACAACGAGATCGGCACCATCAACGACATTGCAGCGTTGGGGGCGGTGGCCCATGAGCGAGGGGTGCTGTTCCATGTCGATGCAGCGCAGTCCACCGGCAAGCTGCCGATCGATCTCAAGCGCCTGCCGGTTGACCTGATGTCGTTCAGTGCCCACAAAACTTATGGTCCCAAGGGCGTTGGTGCCTTGTTTGTCCGCCGTGGCTTGCCGCTGCGGCTGGAAGCACAAATTCATGGTGGCGGTCATGAGCGGGGGATGCGCTCGGGCACTTTGCCAACCCATCAGTTGGTCGGCATGGGTGAGGCTTTTGCCCTGGCTGGCCAGTTGATGGACGAAGAGTGTACGCGTATCAGTACCTTGCATGACCGGCTGCTGGCGGGGCTGGCCGGACTGGAGGGTGTCAGCCTCAACGGCAGTGCTGAGCGCCGGGTGCCGCACAATCTAAACCTGGGTTTTGCTGGCGTGGATGGCGAATTGCTGCTGTTGGCGCTCAAGGATCTGGCTCTGTCGACTGGCTCGGCCTGTACCTCGGCTTCGGTTGAGCCGTCCTACGTGCTGCGTGGTATCGGGGTTTCGGACCAGTTGGCGCACAGCTCGCTACGCCTGTCACTGGGGCGCTTTACCAGCGAGCAGGAGGTTGATCGCGCAGCAGAGATGCTGTGTGAGGTGGTCACGCGTTTGCGTGCCGGCAGTTGA
- the ndk gene encoding nucleoside-diphosphate kinase: MAVERTLSIIKPDAVAKNVIGQIVSRFEQAGLRVVAAKMVQLSQSDAEGFYAEHKERPFFKDLVGFMTSGPVVVQVLEGEGAVLKNRELMGATNPKEAAAGTIRADFAESIDANAVHGSDSTTSAAREVAYFFAETELCPRTR; the protein is encoded by the coding sequence ATGGCTGTTGAACGCACCCTGTCCATTATCAAGCCCGATGCCGTTGCCAAGAACGTGATCGGTCAGATCGTCAGCCGCTTCGAGCAGGCCGGTCTGCGTGTCGTGGCTGCCAAGATGGTGCAGCTGTCCCAGTCCGACGCTGAAGGCTTCTACGCCGAGCATAAAGAGCGTCCGTTCTTCAAGGATCTGGTTGGCTTCATGACTTCCGGTCCGGTTGTTGTGCAGGTGCTGGAAGGCGAAGGTGCTGTACTGAAGAACCGCGAGCTGATGGGTGCCACCAACCCGAAAGAAGCCGCCGCCGGTACCATTCGTGCCGACTTCGCCGAGTCGATCGACGCCAACGCCGTACACGGCTCGGACTCGACCACTTCGGCTGCCCGTGAAGTGGCGTACTTCTTCGCCGAAACCGAGCTGTGCCCGCGTACTCGCTGA
- the cysE gene encoding serine O-acetyltransferase encodes MFKRMKEDIAGVFDRDPAARNTFEVLTCYPGLHAVWLHRIAHALWTRNARLLARMVSHFARWLTGVEIHPGARLGRRFFIDHGMGVVIGETAEIGDDVTLYQGVTLGGTSWNKGKRHPTLEDGVVVGAGAKVLGPFTVGKGAKIGSNAVVTKAVPAGATAVGIPGRIILKEPDEPVDEQSARRQAMAEKIGFDAYGVSRDMPDPVAKAIGQLLDHLHAVDGRLEGMCKALSDLGSDYCGKDLPTLDDHDFEPLKDDQPETVPPLAEDAASSERQG; translated from the coding sequence ATGTTCAAGCGCATGAAGGAAGACATCGCTGGTGTATTTGACCGCGACCCGGCAGCACGCAACACCTTTGAGGTGCTGACCTGCTATCCCGGGCTGCATGCGGTCTGGCTGCACCGGATTGCGCATGCCTTGTGGACCCGTAATGCCCGGTTGTTGGCTCGCATGGTGTCGCATTTCGCCCGCTGGCTGACCGGCGTCGAGATTCATCCGGGCGCCCGGCTCGGGCGGCGTTTTTTCATCGACCACGGCATGGGCGTAGTGATTGGCGAAACGGCCGAGATCGGTGATGACGTCACCCTGTACCAGGGCGTAACCCTGGGCGGAACCAGTTGGAACAAGGGTAAGCGTCATCCGACGCTGGAAGATGGTGTGGTGGTGGGTGCCGGGGCCAAGGTGCTGGGGCCTTTTACCGTGGGAAAAGGCGCCAAGATTGGCTCCAATGCGGTGGTGACCAAGGCTGTGCCGGCTGGTGCCACAGCAGTGGGGATTCCTGGGCGGATCATTCTCAAGGAGCCGGACGAGCCGGTTGATGAACAAAGCGCCCGGCGCCAGGCCATGGCCGAGAAAATCGGTTTCGATGCCTATGGAGTCAGTCGCGACATGCCCGACCCGGTGGCCAAGGCAATTGGTCAACTGCTCGATCATCTGCATGCAGTCGATGGCCGGCTGGAGGGGATGTGCAAGGCGCTCAGCGACTTGGGTAGCGATTATTGTGGCAAGGATCTGCCGACCCTGGATGACCATGACTTTGAGCCGCTCAAGGACGATCAACCCGAGACTGTGCCGCCGTTGGCCGAGGATGCTGCGTCGTCCGAACGGCAGGGGTGA
- a CDS encoding methyl-accepting chemotaxis protein translates to MFRNYSIALRLGGSFVLMGLIVLGLGFLAFKSLSELRRDAEILEADLLPGTQLIGQMNHSFMQVRYFTLRSILAETDQQIRDYARRIQQARDDVQHAGRNFAALPAGAEERQLFESFQAELNRYMQAQQGLIDMLLADRRPAALVELDNVLDPLAHRVSQILLDIVVLNSQVADEAAVHADQVYSRARNVIIAAVLLAAFFTAFLAWVLSQGILRPIRYAVSASEVIAQGDLTRRIEFIGKDEAAQLLRSIASMQHQLRETIAGIANSSTQLASAAEELNAVTEDATRGLQRQNDEVQQAATAVNEMTVAVEEVASNANSTSDESKKATQITEQGRQQVSQTLQGIDQLSSNINSSAEEVQVLADRVQDIIKVLDVIGAIAEQTNLLALNAAIEAARAGEAGRGFAVVADEVRALAHRTQASTSEIENMISQIQQVTERAVEAMRISRTMSGKTQEMAGAAGEALQHISEAIVQINERNLVIASAAEEQAQVAREVDRNLVNIRDLSTQSAAGAEQTSSSSRELSRLAVELNDLIGRFRL, encoded by the coding sequence ATGTTCAGAAATTACTCCATTGCGTTGCGACTGGGAGGCAGTTTTGTGCTGATGGGGCTTATTGTGCTGGGGCTTGGGTTTTTGGCCTTTAAAAGTTTGTCTGAGCTGCGCCGAGATGCAGAGATTCTGGAGGCTGACCTCTTGCCGGGTACCCAGTTGATTGGGCAAATGAATCATAGCTTCATGCAGGTACGGTATTTTACATTGCGCAGTATTCTGGCTGAGACTGATCAACAAATAAGAGATTATGCGCGCCGGATCCAGCAGGCACGAGATGACGTGCAGCATGCCGGGCGAAATTTTGCTGCCTTGCCGGCAGGTGCTGAGGAGCGTCAGTTGTTTGAAAGCTTTCAGGCTGAACTCAATCGTTACATGCAGGCGCAGCAAGGTTTGATCGATATGCTTCTGGCTGATCGTCGTCCTGCTGCGTTGGTCGAGCTGGATAATGTTCTTGATCCGCTTGCACACAGGGTGTCACAAATATTACTGGACATTGTTGTGTTGAATTCTCAAGTGGCCGATGAGGCGGCAGTTCATGCGGATCAGGTTTACAGTCGCGCTCGGAATGTGATCATTGCTGCGGTGTTATTGGCAGCGTTTTTCACGGCTTTCCTGGCATGGGTGCTATCACAGGGAATTCTGAGGCCAATACGCTACGCGGTGTCTGCCAGTGAGGTAATTGCGCAAGGTGATCTTACCCGGCGCATTGAGTTCATTGGGAAGGATGAGGCTGCTCAGTTGCTGCGTTCAATTGCGTCCATGCAGCACCAGTTGCGCGAGACCATTGCGGGCATCGCTAACTCTTCCACTCAACTGGCTTCGGCAGCAGAGGAATTGAATGCGGTTACCGAGGATGCAACCCGTGGCTTGCAGCGACAGAATGACGAGGTGCAGCAGGCGGCGACGGCCGTAAATGAAATGACCGTTGCAGTGGAAGAGGTGGCTAGCAATGCGAACTCGACTTCGGATGAGTCGAAAAAAGCCACCCAAATCACAGAGCAAGGGCGCCAGCAAGTCAGCCAAACGCTGCAAGGCATTGATCAGTTGAGCAGTAATATCAATAGCTCGGCAGAAGAAGTTCAGGTCCTGGCCGACCGGGTACAGGACATCATCAAGGTGCTGGATGTAATTGGCGCCATCGCGGAACAGACCAATCTGCTAGCGCTGAATGCGGCTATCGAAGCTGCGAGGGCTGGCGAGGCTGGCCGCGGTTTTGCTGTGGTGGCCGATGAGGTGCGTGCCTTGGCGCACCGCACTCAGGCATCAACCAGCGAAATCGAAAACATGATTAGTCAAATCCAGCAGGTTACTGAGCGAGCGGTAGAAGCGATGCGGATCAGTCGGACCATGTCGGGCAAGACCCAAGAAATGGCAGGTGCTGCCGGTGAGGCTCTGCAGCACATTAGCGAAGCGATTGTGCAAATCAATGAGCGTAATCTGGTGATTGCCAGTGCGGCGGAAGAGCAGGCGCAGGTAGCTCGAGAGGTTGACCGGAACCTGGTTAATATTCGTGATCTTTCAACGCAATCTGCTGCCGGTGCTGAGCAGACCAGCAGTTCGAGCCGTGAGCTTTCCCGGCTAGCTGTGGAACTGAATGATCTGATTGGCCGTTTCCGGCTCTGA